A stretch of the Polynucleobacter tropicus genome encodes the following:
- a CDS encoding malonyl-CoA decarboxylase domain-containing protein, with the protein MLEKLAKARYFSRVTGAVNRLISERGESNALSMADDVFNNYRKLTKDQHLKFFTFLFEKLNPDPVAVMSAAQNFSVEASARNYIKLQRVAEPPRQELFRRLNRATNGTADLVAMRRDLLQLLDKQPELTAVDFDLRHLLSSWFNPGFLKMHQVDWKSPAEILEKLIQHEAVHAIDGWDDLRRRLQPDRRCFAFFHPQLPNEPLIFVEVALLPEIPAVITPLVDKKAETVHQTSQYKVAAFYSISNCEPGLRGVSMGNFLIKRVAEKLHAEFPGIKTFVTLSPIPGFIDWVAAGADISDEKTGVQLKPAVRLAREQSLEVLDLANRSWTERLSAGWHPDTATEKEKSALLCLASIYLALGSAGRNGNPVAKFHLGNGAKLHQINWAGDLSRKGLRQSASLMVNYLYDLSSVEENHERFTHGEIDYSRAVGRLMQV; encoded by the coding sequence ATGCTTGAAAAGTTAGCAAAAGCGCGATATTTCTCAAGAGTCACAGGCGCAGTTAATCGTCTGATTTCTGAGCGAGGCGAGTCTAATGCCCTAAGTATGGCGGACGATGTATTTAATAACTATCGTAAGCTCACCAAAGATCAGCATCTAAAGTTTTTTACTTTTTTATTTGAGAAATTAAATCCGGATCCTGTTGCAGTGATGAGTGCTGCGCAAAACTTTTCCGTAGAAGCTAGCGCGCGCAACTACATTAAATTGCAGCGGGTTGCGGAACCACCAAGACAAGAATTATTTCGTCGCTTAAATCGCGCAACGAACGGAACTGCCGACTTAGTTGCAATGCGTCGTGATTTATTGCAGCTACTGGATAAACAGCCTGAGCTGACTGCAGTGGATTTCGATTTGCGTCATCTCTTATCTTCATGGTTTAACCCTGGTTTTCTGAAAATGCACCAGGTTGACTGGAAGTCGCCAGCGGAGATATTGGAGAAGTTGATTCAACACGAGGCTGTCCATGCTATTGATGGTTGGGATGATCTACGCAGACGTCTACAGCCTGACCGTCGTTGCTTTGCCTTCTTTCATCCGCAGTTACCTAATGAGCCTCTGATCTTCGTTGAGGTTGCATTACTCCCGGAGATTCCAGCGGTGATTACGCCTTTGGTAGACAAGAAGGCAGAGACCGTGCATCAGACATCGCAATACAAAGTTGCCGCTTTTTATTCCATTAGTAACTGCGAACCTGGTTTACGTGGCGTTTCCATGGGCAACTTCTTGATTAAACGTGTTGCCGAGAAATTGCATGCTGAATTCCCTGGCATTAAAACCTTTGTAACGCTTTCTCCTATCCCAGGATTTATTGATTGGGTTGCTGCGGGCGCCGATATAAGCGATGAAAAAACCGGTGTTCAACTAAAACCAGCGGTTCGATTGGCTCGAGAGCAATCTTTGGAGGTGTTGGATCTGGCTAATCGATCTTGGACGGAGCGACTCAGCGCTGGATGGCATCCCGATACTGCAACGGAAAAAGAAAAGTCTGCATTACTCTGTCTTGCGAGTATTTATCTTGCTTTGGGGTCTGCTGGTAGAAACGGCAATCCAGTTGCTAAGTTTCACTTGGGTAATGGTGCCAAGTTGCATCAAATCAATTGGGCGGGGGATTTATCTCGTAAAGGCTTGCGCCAATCCGCCTCTTTGATGGTCAATTACCTATACGACTTATCTTCTGTGGAAGAAAATCATGAGCGCTTTACCCATGGAGAAATTGATTATTCCCGTGCTGTAGGGCGTTTAATGCAGGTCTGA